ATCAAAAAGACAGTGCTGAAGTCCAGACGCATCACCTTCTAAATTTTGGACCACTTCCTACACCTCAGAGAAGAAGGGTGAATTAGCCAGTACTGAATTTAGGCTGGTGCCATTCAACAGCTGCCAGTACATGAGTCTGTGGGTTTTGAGCAGGCTGCAGTTCACTGTTGGCAGTGGCCTCTGTCCTCACCCATGACCTGTGCAGGGGCTAAGAGCTTCTGAGATGGTACTGGGTcagccacagctctgcccaTTCTCTACCCTGAAAGTATCCACTGCTCCTGGATACCGAAGACAACTGCATGACGATatcaaaaatctttctttcttaacAGGTTTGAAGACACGTAAGTgaacaagattatttttatccCACAAAGGACAAGAATAATTCCTCTGGCAGCGTATCCTTGCAGACAGCCAAAGCAACATATTTCTTTTGGAGGCCGTTGCCATGGCATCTGTCCAATGTCTTCACAGCATCTTCCAGATTTCTGAGATCtaatgagaaagaaagaggaaaggaggcaCTAGTTAAAAGACACACAGCAAGGTTGCTGGGAGAAATATGACTCCAGTCCAGCCTGTAGGATGCATTCATACTGTTTGACttaattgggattttttttctgtatggctTTTCATCCATAGAACACcaagttttctcttttgattTTTGGCAAGGAAGAGAGAATTGCTATTAAGGTGCTTTCCTTAAGTCAGTCAGGGCAAAATTCATTTTACCTAACTTCAGCCACCTATGTGCCTAGCCTGAGGGGGCTGTCTAGGCTCCTGTTAGAATTAATGGAAGGAGAACGGTTCCTCCCAAGGATGATTTTTCCAGCCTGCTTTAGACACCTAATTTAAGATGGTATGATTTACCCTTTGGAACCATTTATCTCTCTCTTTTAACTATGGCGGGACATGAATGGACTAAATGCCTCGATTTTCAGGTGAGTTAAAATGAATATGAGCAAGACCTCTGCCTTAGGTATTATTTTGGTGATAGAAATTGCTAACCAAAATGAAGGACCTGAGTGAACAGCCTGGGCCACATCTTTGTGTGTTCCGGAAACAATGCAGCTGAAGTCAAAATGGATTTTTGCTCCATCCCTCAACCTTAGGAGAGGTCAAAAGCCTCCCAGCACATAAATTAGCTCCAAAGGAATTCAGTGAGAGGCCACGCTCAGGAAACAAGTGAGGATAAATTAACATTGGACAACTGTGCAAGGCTGTTTGTCCGGGTGTGAAAAATGCAGCAGTCAGACACAGCCTCACTGCTTTGGGGATTGTGCTGTGGGATGATCCCTTTTTCTTGACAAGCTCCATGTTACAGCGTTCAGTTGTCCACACGTTCATGGTGTGAGGGTTCCTCACAGTTTGCCAGCTTGTGGCAGGCCCAGACACCTGTACTTTggaataactgcatttttaggcagtaaagcagaagcagaggtgAGATCTAACCTGCCAGATAAAGCCACGCTTCTATCAAGAGGTGTTAGACATGGTTATAGAATTCTACAACCAAGGACAAATAAATTAGCTTTACCATCGATTTCTGACTTTGTTTGAGATGACAAGGTCTTGAACTGGTGATAAACACAATTTTCTTCAATTTCTCTCCGTACATGTTATTTCCCCAAAATTAACTCTTCTAAGACCAAATTGAATATAGATCGTGAATGTACTGAAGACGCGTGCTAGGCTGCCATGCGAGAATTTAAACGGCGCATCTGAATAAAAGCCATTTTATGCTAACGATTCCACTGCGACGCTTTGCTGCGCAGGCGGGCTGCCGCGGGGCGGGggaccggggccggggcggggccggggcggagcggagcggggccgcgcGGCCGTCCCGCCGCCGGAAGCGCTCGCCGGACCACAGCGGAAGTGGGGCGGGGCCTGGTCTctttggtggtggtggctgAGGAAGATGGTGAGTGCTGGGGCGCGGGCGCAGGGTATGTGCCGCCATCCGCCGCCATCCGCAGCCGCGCCGGGGCGGCGGCCCTTGTTTGGGGTGCGCGGCCATCCCTGCGGCCTGCGGCGGCCCGGCTCGGCGGCAGGACCCTGGGGTGGGGGCGCGAGACGCCTCGACCGGAGCGGGGAGACCGCGGGGCCGCGCTGCCGCCCGGGCGCCTCGGGGGCCGGCGCGCTCCCCGAGGCTGAGGCAGCCGTGTGAATAATGTAGCGAGAGGGGGTTCGGTGGCCCAGACCTCTTGCGGTGAGTGCACGGCTGGTCTGCCTGAAGcaaattaacttttttcaggaaaaatcagTTTACTCTTCATCGATGATGAGTTTGAGGAAGATGAGGAGGGCGCCGGGGGTAGAGCGAAGCCACCGAGAGGCTATTTCAGCAAGGGCCGCagcggccggcgggggggggaatAGGAAATGGCGGCGGGAGGCctaaggaaattatttctgaaagtggAGTATACCTGTGGGCGAAACTGAGTTGGTGTGCTAGTTCAGTGTGCCTCTGACGTGTTTATCGGACTTTGTGGACTTCTGCGTGCTTTTTGGGGGAGCTTATTCTTTTAGTTACGCGACTTGCAAGTGGTGGAGATATTTCCAACATGCTATGTCTTGAAATGGTTTTCAGACGAAGGGTACGTCGTCATTTGGTAAGCGACGAAATAAGACACACACCTTATGTCGTCGGTGTGGGTCCAAGGCATACCATCTGCAGAAATCCACCTGTGGGAAATGTGGTTACCCCGCTAAGCGTAAGAGAAAGTGTAAGTAACAAACTTTTAACTGACTCGAGTATAAAAAcctgtgtttctttgttttcttagaCTTTTTTTCCAACCAAGGAAGAACGCCGTCATCTTGCAGcattcagagcttttttttaaaattaatgcagaTTTAGGAAATGTGCAGTATTTCCACacaaattaatttataattacCTTTTTCTGTTAGATCGAATAATTACATTTGTATAGCACAATGTGCAACTTAATTTTAGTGCAGAGGAGTAACAGTAACTTCTGTGTTTTAGATAACTGGAGTGCAAAGGCTAAAAGACGCAACACCACTGGTACTGGTCGCATGAGGCACCTGAAAAAGGTCTACCGTCGATTCAGGTATAACACTTTATTACACACTAGTGTGCTGAGAAATCCTGCATAGCTATCACTTAGTTATAAAATTCACCActcaaaaataacatttttatttctttagtacACTTAATGTGGTATGGTCTTTCTTAAATAtagcatgaaaaaaagatgCCTTATAATTGGCTGTATACTCCTTTGAGGATAAAAAAATGCTCACTGTTAATAGGGTGTATAACATCCTCTGATGTTTCTGTTAAGTGTGGATAGTACAGAACACAGAGGCTATTGTAATAAAATATCCACATTTAAAAAGATATGCTTTGTGTAGCATTGTCTCTTATTTGTGTGGCAACTAAATTGCTGGTTGCGCTGAAGTGTGGGTTTTTGTGAGAGATAAGTCTTGAAATGTGCTACAGTCCCCTTTTGCCCACAAAAAAAAGTTCAGGACTTGAATAACTTCAGTAGTTGCTCTCTTGGAGTTCAGTTAGGAGTAAGGAGCTATAATATCAGATTCTGAGTTACAGGTTTCTAAAACTTGTTACAGGGCTTTGAGTTGTACTTAGGAGGTAACAATGGGGATATTGTACTGTTAAACTCAttaagagtttattttttatgaCCTCCATATTCTGAAATGGAGCTCTGTAGCTTCTGGCCTAATAGACAAGAAAGCTGGGTGAAAAATACCAAGTAATTCAAGAGCCTCATCATAAAAGTATAGACTGTTggatttaataatgaaaattaggAGGCTTTTAAGTCCCAGACCTGGGTGTAGCTGAAGAAGCCATTCAACTCTGGTGAGCGCAATCTttcccagcaacagcccaaaaatACCTTACAGTGTGCAGCTGTAGTCTGCTTTCTACTGACTGTTGCTGAAGTGGAGATGTCATATCCAAAAGAAAATTTGGGGCTGATTCTTGTCATGCCTGTCTTAATCTCTGGTTAGGGGCACAGAGGGTTTCTGTAAGAAATTGACttgcacttcacaaatgaaATTTAGCTGAGTTGCGTAGTTGGAACATAAAGGTGTGCTGAATGTGGTGCAGTCTTGTAGTGTTAACTCAGTCACTGCAGTCTTCCTTTTGAGAAAGTCAAATCTACTTGAGCAGAAGTAGAAGAGAGCAAAAACTGTACTGCTTATTCTGGACACTTGTTAACAAGATGTTTCTTACTAAAATTGTCTGGTCATGTGAACTCCATAGTGATTTGAGTGCATTACTGAGATAAGCTGAAAAAAGCCAGTGAACTTGGATCTAAAACATTACTTGTCAGAAGATAACCTGGAGCAGGAATCATCCTTTCAAAAAGTGGTAACAATATTTCTACTTGTAGGAATGGATTCCGTGAGGGAACCACTCCGAAGCCCAAGAGAGCAGCTGTTGCGGCCTCCAGTTCATCATAAAGACTCATCTGTTGGTTAAAATAAATGGTCTTATCTAGAAAATCTGTCACCTTTCATACATGTTTTACTTCAGTGAAATGCAGGATTTCTGAAAATACATACTTACACACACAATTTCCTGACAGTATGCATTGAAATGATTCATTAAAATCAATCCTTTGACTTTTCGTTTGATAGCACCTCTGCCTTGAAAAGGACCATTATTTCTGCACTGAACTTAAAGAGGCTTGTCTGTGTTCCTTAAAGAACTCGTCTGCAAGAGAAATGGATTATTGGCACTGTGGACTTGTCCTTCTTGCCTCTGAGTTTTGTTGTGCCTTAGCATGGAGAGTCAGGATTTATCTCAAAGGCAGTAACTTGCATGATGGCTCTATCTGTtgttctgggagggaacagtTAAAGAGGGATGTTCAGTCTTAGGCATTTTTCACTGCTTGGTGGTGCTGAAAGGCCTACAAAAGTATTGCTTATTTAGAGGGCCATTGCTGCTTGGGCAAAAAGAAACTCCCCATCCCAGAGCACACATACTGCCGGGCACAAAGGGACTGGATACCGTTATAGCTGAGATAGAAGTTTCCTGGAATGTTCTGGGGAGGTGGGTGTGGAAAGCTGATGCACAAAAAGATCT
The DNA window shown above is from Phalacrocorax aristotelis chromosome Z, bGulAri2.1, whole genome shotgun sequence and carries:
- the RPL37 gene encoding large ribosomal subunit protein eL37, with protein sequence FQTKGTSSFGKRRNKTHTLCRRCGSKAYHLQKSTCGKCGYPAKRKRKYNWSAKAKRRNTTGTGRMRHLKKVYRRFRNGFREGTTPKPKRAAVAASSSS